The following are encoded in a window of Polynucleobacter sp. VK25 genomic DNA:
- the murB gene encoding UDP-N-acetylmuramate dehydrogenase yields MTRPQNASTPAKLIPNLGLKERNTFGLDAVAEFAYDISSAEQIPAVMSDIAKQKLSWRILGGGSNVILPSTLAGATLLMNILGQEIIKADDEAIYLSVGGGVIWHDLVSWTLENDLPGFENLALIPGTVGAAPIQNIGAYGVEIGEYIDHIEAFDVKDQAFVTLQQDACRFAYRDSYFKQHAGRFIVTKVVFKMPKSWQARIHYADLAKQFPDNASPSPEEIFLAVCKIRTHKLPDPKVIGNAGSFFQNPIIPNEQYETLLRTYSDLVSYPDTPGKRKLAAGWLIDHCGFKGQRMGAVGVYENQALVLVNHGGGTAQDILGLAKCIRDKVHDKFGVTLQIEPNIL; encoded by the coding sequence ATGACTCGCCCTCAAAATGCGTCCACCCCAGCAAAATTGATCCCAAACTTAGGGCTCAAGGAGCGCAATACCTTTGGCTTAGACGCTGTAGCAGAGTTCGCCTATGACATTAGCTCAGCCGAGCAAATTCCGGCTGTGATGTCTGATATTGCAAAGCAAAAGTTATCTTGGCGGATTTTAGGTGGTGGCAGCAATGTCATTTTGCCAAGCACTTTAGCTGGCGCCACCCTGCTCATGAATATCCTGGGCCAAGAAATTATCAAAGCCGATGATGAGGCCATCTATTTATCGGTTGGGGGCGGAGTTATTTGGCATGACCTCGTTTCTTGGACTCTAGAAAATGATTTACCTGGCTTTGAGAACCTGGCTCTCATTCCGGGAACAGTGGGTGCAGCGCCGATTCAGAATATCGGGGCTTATGGTGTTGAGATTGGTGAATATATTGATCACATCGAAGCCTTTGACGTCAAAGACCAAGCCTTTGTCACTCTCCAACAAGATGCCTGCCGCTTTGCTTATCGCGATAGCTACTTTAAGCAACATGCCGGACGCTTTATTGTGACAAAGGTCGTTTTTAAAATGCCGAAGTCATGGCAGGCCCGCATTCATTACGCAGATCTTGCCAAGCAGTTTCCAGATAACGCTAGCCCTAGCCCGGAAGAGATCTTTCTAGCCGTTTGCAAAATTCGGACTCACAAATTACCAGACCCTAAGGTGATTGGTAATGCGGGCAGCTTCTTTCAGAACCCGATCATTCCCAATGAGCAGTACGAGACCTTACTGAGAACCTACAGTGATCTTGTTTCTTATCCTGATACGCCAGGCAAACGAAAGCTTGCTGCAGGTTGGCTAATTGATCATTGCGGCTTTAAAGGTCAACGCATGGGCGCTGTTGGTGTTTATGAAAACCAAGCACTAGTTTTAGTGAATCATGGCGGTGGCACAGCCCAAGATATCCTGGGCCTAGCTAAATGCATTCGAGACAAGGTGCATGACAAATTTGGCGTTACTCTTCAAATCGAGCCAAATATTCTGTAG
- a CDS encoding YajQ family cyclic di-GMP-binding protein gives MPSFDVVCEPDMIELKNAIEQSNKEITNRFDFKGSDSRVEQKDEALILFGDDDFKLGQVRDVLISKMAKRNVDVRYLKDDKTETIGSDKRKQTMKIQKGITSELAKKVVRIIKDSKIKVQASIQGDAVRITGGKRDDLQETMALLKKEVTEAPLGFNNFRD, from the coding sequence ATGCCTTCATTTGACGTAGTGTGTGAGCCGGACATGATTGAGCTCAAAAATGCCATCGAGCAATCCAATAAAGAAATTACCAATCGTTTTGACTTTAAGGGCTCTGATAGCCGAGTTGAGCAAAAAGACGAAGCCTTGATTTTGTTTGGTGATGATGACTTTAAGTTGGGTCAAGTGCGTGATGTATTAATCAGCAAAATGGCCAAACGCAATGTGGATGTGCGTTATCTCAAAGATGACAAAACGGAAACCATTGGCAGCGATAAGCGCAAGCAGACGATGAAGATCCAAAAAGGGATCACATCAGAATTGGCTAAAAAAGTAGTGCGCATTATTAAAGACAGCAAGATCAAAGTGCAAGCCAGTATTCAGGGTGATGCAGTACGTATCACTGGTGGCAAGCGTGATGACTTGCAAGAGACTATGGCTTTATTGAAAAAAGAAGTGACCGAAGCGCCATTGGGCTTTAATAATTTCCGTGACTAA
- the xseA gene encoding exodeoxyribonuclease VII large subunit, with amino-acid sequence MSEISREILSVGDLNRAIAASLEDRFDTVWVSGEISNFKAYDSGHWYFSLKDEEGQIRCVMFRGRNGQVGFMPQSGDLVEVSASLGMYVPRGDIQLTIQTLRRAGMGGLYEAFLKLKAKLAKEGLFDEERKRDIPSHPRSIGIITSPQAAALKDVLSTLARRAPHIPIVIYPTLVQGPDAPAGIIKALKAAEKEKAVDVILLVRGGGSIEDLWAFNDEQLAYAIADSSIPVVSGVGHETDFTIADFVADLRATTPTGAAELAAPRRDQMLQELDAIMQALLQRINQRVEREAQTLDQLALRLSHALPNPDRMREQITGWQQRLNQAWSVRMENWKRNQSHYQSQLEMLNPQRTLERGYAVVLNAGKDELHAVRKPSELSTSNKYQIRLAEGQADVVFSEVTSEISQIENK; translated from the coding sequence ATGTCGGAAATATCAAGAGAAATTCTAAGTGTTGGCGATTTAAACCGCGCCATTGCTGCTTCTTTAGAGGACCGTTTCGATACGGTCTGGGTTAGCGGGGAGATTTCCAATTTCAAGGCCTATGACAGCGGCCATTGGTACTTCTCGTTAAAGGATGAAGAGGGCCAAATTCGTTGTGTCATGTTCCGCGGTCGCAATGGCCAGGTGGGATTTATGCCGCAATCAGGAGATTTGGTTGAGGTTAGCGCCAGTTTAGGCATGTACGTTCCGCGCGGCGATATTCAACTCACTATTCAGACTTTGCGTCGTGCAGGGATGGGTGGTTTGTATGAGGCCTTCTTAAAGCTCAAAGCTAAATTAGCTAAAGAGGGTTTATTTGATGAAGAGCGCAAACGGGATATACCTAGTCATCCAAGATCGATTGGCATCATCACTTCACCACAAGCAGCTGCGCTGAAAGATGTATTAAGCACGCTTGCAAGAAGAGCGCCGCATATACCGATTGTAATTTACCCAACGCTGGTTCAAGGTCCCGATGCACCCGCTGGAATTATTAAGGCATTGAAAGCGGCGGAAAAAGAAAAAGCAGTCGATGTGATTTTGCTGGTGCGTGGTGGCGGCAGCATAGAAGACCTGTGGGCATTTAATGATGAGCAATTAGCCTATGCAATTGCCGACTCATCCATTCCGGTAGTGAGTGGTGTTGGACATGAAACCGATTTCACGATTGCCGACTTTGTTGCTGACTTACGTGCGACGACTCCGACTGGTGCAGCAGAGTTGGCTGCGCCACGCAGAGATCAAATGTTGCAAGAATTAGATGCCATCATGCAGGCACTCTTGCAGCGTATCAATCAGCGGGTGGAACGTGAAGCGCAAACCTTGGACCAATTGGCATTGCGATTAAGTCACGCCCTGCCCAATCCGGATCGGATGCGCGAACAAATTACTGGCTGGCAGCAACGTCTGAATCAAGCTTGGTCTGTCCGCATGGAGAATTGGAAGCGCAATCAATCGCATTATCAATCTCAGTTAGAAATGCTTAATCCGCAAAGAACGCTTGAACGTGGGTATGCAGTTGTTTTGAATGCGGGTAAAGATGAATTACATGCTGTCAGAAAGCCATCTGAATTAAGTACAAGCAATAAGTATCAAATACGCCTAGCTGAAGGTCAGGCAGATGTAGTATTTTCAGAAGTTACTTCAGAAATAAGCCAGATTGAAAATAAATAA
- a CDS encoding type II toxin-antitoxin system HicB family antitoxin translates to MFRYPAILSKDGRNILVTFPDVPEAITFGKNESEALDKAIEALETGLSFYVDSRKPLPKPSRAKRGQKLISPSALESAKLGIYQAMMDQGIKKTELARRLGWHMPQIDRLFDLKHSSKFDQIESAANALGCHIEITVAA, encoded by the coding sequence ATGTTTAGATACCCGGCAATCCTGTCCAAAGACGGTCGTAACATCCTGGTAACCTTCCCCGATGTTCCCGAAGCAATTACTTTTGGCAAAAATGAATCTGAGGCATTGGATAAGGCTATTGAAGCATTGGAAACTGGCCTATCTTTTTACGTTGATTCCCGTAAACCATTGCCAAAACCAAGCAGGGCAAAACGCGGTCAAAAATTAATCAGCCCTTCAGCCCTAGAGTCGGCCAAGCTTGGGATCTACCAAGCCATGATGGATCAGGGTATTAAGAAAACTGAATTAGCACGACGCCTTGGATGGCATATGCCGCAGATTGATCGCCTGTTTGACCTAAAACACTCTTCAAAATTCGATCAAATTGAATCTGCAGCAAATGCTCTAGGCTGCCATATAGAAATTACTGTCGCAGCTTAA
- a CDS encoding BrnA antitoxin family protein, with the protein MKKPSKPIPAFKTEKEERAFWEKNDASDYFDLSKAVRVTMPNLKPSTASISLRLSQSFLENIKLQANKLDVPYQSLMKIWLAEKLEEVTK; encoded by the coding sequence ATGAAAAAGCCTAGCAAACCAATCCCTGCTTTTAAGACTGAAAAAGAGGAGCGTGCTTTTTGGGAAAAGAATGACGCATCCGACTATTTTGACCTGTCAAAAGCGGTACGAGTCACTATGCCCAACCTCAAGCCAAGCACTGCCTCTATCTCTCTTCGACTCTCGCAGAGTTTTTTAGAGAACATCAAATTGCAAGCTAACAAGCTCGATGTTCCATATCAGTCCCTAATGAAAATCTGGCTTGCTGAAAAGCTGGAAGAGGTAACCAAGTAA
- a CDS encoding BrnT family toxin — protein sequence MIDFHRIVGFQWDAGNAIKSQVKHGVTQAEAEEIFFNQPLLVSVDDKHSDKENRYLALGITSPGTLLSVVFTLRKNATLVRVVSARPMSKRERAFYEKA from the coding sequence ATGATTGATTTTCATCGAATAGTTGGGTTTCAGTGGGACGCTGGGAATGCCATCAAGAGTCAAGTGAAGCATGGCGTCACCCAGGCAGAGGCTGAGGAAATCTTTTTTAATCAGCCCCTGTTGGTATCGGTAGATGACAAGCATAGCGATAAGGAAAATCGTTACCTTGCCCTAGGCATTACTTCTCCCGGCACTCTTCTTTCGGTGGTGTTTACCTTGCGGAAAAATGCAACGCTAGTTCGTGTAGTTTCTGCAAGGCCTATGAGTAAAAGAGAAAGGGCGTTTTATGAAAAAGCCTAG
- a CDS encoding type II toxin-antitoxin system HicA family toxin — protein sequence MNSKQMKRWLEQQGATFLPGKGSHLKVFLNGRQSSLPMHGTTELGKGLEAAIKRQLGLK from the coding sequence ATGAATTCAAAACAAATGAAAAGATGGCTTGAACAACAAGGCGCCACTTTTCTTCCGGGCAAGGGATCGCATTTGAAAGTGTTTTTAAATGGCAGGCAATCCTCTTTACCAATGCATGGAACAACTGAACTTGGTAAGGGTTTGGAAGCCGCAATTAAACGTCAATTAGGCTTGAAATAA